The nucleotide sequence GCGCGTCGGCGACGTGATCGTCGGCACGACCACGGTCAACGGGGGTGCCGACGCGCAGGTGTTCGGGTACGCCCCCGGGCAGACGCCGCAGATGCCGGCGTCGTATGCGGCGGATGCCGGGGCGCTCGCCGCGGCGGCGAGCCTGACGTCGGTCGCCGACGCGGCCGGCGTGCCGATCGTGGTGCGGCAGGGACTCATCGTGTCGAGTGACGCCTTCGTGGCGACTCCGGACGCCGTGGCCCGCGTGCGCGCGGGGTTCCCGGGAGTGCTCGCGACCGAGATGGAGACGCTCGCCATCGCGCAGGTGTGCTCGGTCTACGGGTTTCCGTTCGTGTCGATCCGGGGGATCTCCGACCTGGCCGTGCCGCCGCCGTCAGGAGACTTCGACACGCACGTCGACGACGCCGCCGATCGTTCCGCGAGGGTCGTGCTCGCCCTGCTCGCCGCTCTCTCTTCCTCGCCTGCGA is from Frondihabitans australicus and encodes:
- the mtnN gene encoding 5'-methylthioadenosine/S-adenosylhomocysteine nucleosidase yields the protein MSGFPAGSVSVDAVVITAMAEEAEPFLSRATTVADPARYGHAEHRIVTLDGRTILVVRSGIGLVNAAAATAEALLLVGAPDPAASRPLVVSAGSAGGVGADVRVGDVIVGTTTVNGGADAQVFGYAPGQTPQMPASYAADAGALAAAASLTSVADAAGVPIVVRQGLIVSSDAFVATPDAVARVRAGFPGVLATEMETLAIAQVCSVYGFPFVSIRGISDLAVPPPSGDFDTHVDDAADRSARVVLALLAALSSSPAS